Genomic window (Culex pipiens pallens isolate TS chromosome 3, TS_CPP_V2, whole genome shotgun sequence):
ttacgcaaatctaagaggggtcagggcaacttttcccgatttcgtgtgagttggtagagaattaccccaatatgattttcaacaaagtcagactatttttacaatcaaattggATCAGGATTCTTTAAATGAAGTAATTTAcataaaagaaaacaacaacttccCCGGTGGATGCGTACTAGGGAGTAACAAAAATGACGCTTTGGGAGCTTGTTTCGGTGGATGAATTGATCACAAAGCCTAAATAAGAGCCTAATTTGGCGTATTAGCAGCTGGCACAGCAGTCACAGAGTGCTTAAAACTtaccccactagttgagtagaatgtacgaaaaatcagtaattttaaaatcatttttttatagtaCAACACAGGATTTCCGCattaacttttcaatagggcgaatacgtagatgtaaacaagcagcctatccctttcttactcaacgtgaactgtcactagagcaagtgggatcgactgtttgtttacatctacagatTCGCCATATTGAAAAGTTAATACGGATTTTCAGAAACATGTTGTATCAAAGTTTTAGTCAAAACCTGAAATAGATGATTATCAAAAATTCCGACTGATTTATTTAcgttttttaatgagttttaacgagcatttccttagctttttacacttgccccacctccTTTAACCGAAACTTGCTTACTGGTTAAATccaattaaaaaacttaaaggCACCCGGTCCAGTTAGTTTCACACAAATAAAAACGTTTTATGGACTAaacaatgatacaaaatggcttcattgcTAGAAGATAAAATTCTTACaaagtttattcaaaatcaagatttccaaaaaatgctTATTCTTAAAACTAAACACCTTTAACTTTAATCTAATTTAACATCCGGTGACTTCATATTGTTTTCCATGCAGCCGGTCCCTTTCCGCGAGATTATTTAATCTAggtacttgatttttttccaagcgATTACCGCGCCCTATCGTACCTGAATTGATAATGAACTCGATGGTGGCGGCCGCGGCAACGATGAGTTAATTTTCTAAGGCAGCATAATACCGCACCGGAGGGTACTCCAGATTCAATTGCTAATTAAAAAAGTGCCGATGACTGTCTGACGGCAAAACACGGGTCTTTGATTATAAAAGCAGGGCCCCGTTGGATGGTTCTAGTCTAGTCTGGGTCGTTCGTGGTGAACGGATTGTATATTTATTGGTTTGGACTGTGACTTTTGATTTGCTCAACATGAAGTGTGGGGGTTTTGTTCTGGGGTTAGTGCTTCTTAGTCTGTCGATTTCGATGGCATTAACTGAAAGTGAGAAATTTACTTTTGATTTGTGTTTGAATGGCTTACGAAGAAACTAATTTTCAGAGAAAATCGTGTGCTATGTGGGAACGTGGTCCGTTTATAGGCCAAACCGTGGCTCgttcaatattgaaaatatcgagCCTTCGCTGTGTACGCATTTGATGTACGCCTTCTTCGGGATCAATGAAGATGGAACCATTCGGATTATTGACCCGTACTTGGATTTGGAGGAAAACTGGGGCCGAGGTCACATAAAGCGGTTCAATGAGCTTAAGCTGCAGCATCCAAAGCTCAAGACGATGGCCGCCGTTGGTGGATGGAACGAACAGTCTCATCCGTTTTCTGTGGTAGCTGCTAGTCCAACCCTTCGACAGCGATTTATCAAAGACAGTATCAAATTTTGCAAGAAACACAACTTTGACGGTATCGATCTGGACTGGGAGTACCCTGGACAACGCGATGGCAACGAATTGGTTGATCGTGAAAATCATGCAACTTGGTTGGAAGAAATACGACGAGAGTGAGTgagttcaacaattttaatcgattttctaataaaacaaaccATCAACTCTAGATTTGATCGTGAAGGACTCCTCCTTTCTGCTGCAGTGGCATCGGCGGAATTTTCCGCCAGCAGATCGTACGACATTCCACGAGTTTCAGCAGCACTGCATTTCATCAACGTGATGACCTACGATATGCATGGATCGTGGGATCCCTACACAGGGTTCAATTCGCCTCTCTACTCCGGTTCTAAGGATGTGACGGACCTGCAGCAACAACTCAACGTAAATGCAAGCATCCACTATTGGATCGAGCTAGGTGCTCCGAAGGAAAAGATCGTAATGGGTATTCCTTCCTATGGGAGGACCTTCACTCTGGTAGACTCGAgcgccaatggaattggagcgCCTGCCTCGGGTCCGGGAAAGGCCGGACAGTATTCAAGGGAAGCAGGGATGATTGGGTATAATGAGCTGTGTGAAAAGTTTCTCTCGGAAAAATGGGACATTACTTGCAATGAGCAACAGTTGGTCTGCTATGCAACCAGTGGAAATCAGTGGATCAGCTTCGAGGACGTCAAATCTGTGGCGCACAAGGTACGAATATGATTTTAGCCACTATTACTACAACGACGTCACTTCATACTTTTGATTATTCAATACAGCCAAGACTCGATTATCATTGCCATTTAGGTCGCCAACATggatttaagtttttaaattactttttttttgacatatttGAGCTCAATGACAAAAAACAAGAtactttttttcgtgattcgattatccgaagtgtaaTTATTTGTATTACATATTTGTGTGTAATTATAAGGGATCGAAGTAGGTGCGCGGTAGGTCGGACGCAAATTTTTCTGCTCCTGTCATTTTCATggagttttcctttttttgtatctgtgaaattaaaatttgttttctgaCAAATTAGTTCGAACGGTTTGTGTTTGGTC
Coding sequences:
- the LOC120421911 gene encoding chitinase-3-like protein 1 produces the protein MKCGGFVLGLVLLSLSISMALTEKKIVCYVGTWSVYRPNRGSFNIENIEPSLCTHLMYAFFGINEDGTIRIIDPYLDLEENWGRGHIKRFNELKLQHPKLKTMAAVGGWNEQSHPFSVVAASPTLRQRFIKDSIKFCKKHNFDGIDLDWEYPGQRDGNELVDRENHATWLEEIRREFDREGLLLSAAVASAEFSASRSYDIPRVSAALHFINVMTYDMHGSWDPYTGFNSPLYSGSKDVTDLQQQLNVNASIHYWIELGAPKEKIVMGIPSYGRTFTLVDSSANGIGAPASGPGKAGQYSREAGMIGYNELCEKFLSEKWDITCNEQQLVCYATSGNQWISFEDVKSVAHKMDYFSQMNLGGVMVWSLETDDFHGICHDSRYALMSVIYEHIYGQSPPLNNTTTVTPPPSGSTPTPPDGCSPEGVFPNEEVCDKYFICDSNGRRFDFSCPAGLLFDPVLALCNWPHLVDCDL